One genomic segment of Novisyntrophococcus fermenticellae includes these proteins:
- a CDS encoding ABC transporter substrate-binding protein, translating into MGQINVILDWFPNTNHTGFLLAEKRGYFKEADLTVNISGDVHGIMDLHGADIVVGPQISILEKIAEGVPLTAIATLTQRCDSGIVSLKESGITSPKKLEGKRLTHWEPRWFHGVIGEAMRLDGGDYSKVKLVPMDVGDIVSTLGTAADATWVYENWENQELLEAGKEINYISLADFHPLFDFCAPSIAANREFLQKRPEEARAFLAALTMGYIEAAQNPKESVLSVREKLPEVSDSLLIRSQEHLSGLFLDETGRWGYMRAERWERMADWLVANGYYDRRRDTEYTNEYLPQGM; encoded by the coding sequence ATGGGTCAGATAAATGTTATATTGGATTGGTTTCCGAATACGAATCACACAGGCTTTCTTTTGGCAGAGAAAAGAGGGTATTTTAAAGAAGCGGACTTGACAGTAAATATTTCCGGTGATGTTCACGGGATTATGGATCTGCATGGGGCAGATATCGTGGTTGGACCCCAGATATCCATACTGGAAAAGATTGCGGAGGGTGTTCCGCTCACAGCAATCGCAACGCTTACACAGCGCTGCGATTCGGGTATTGTTTCGCTGAAAGAAAGCGGCATCACCTCACCGAAAAAACTGGAGGGAAAAAGGCTGACACATTGGGAACCCCGTTGGTTCCACGGAGTAATCGGAGAGGCCATGCGTCTTGACGGCGGTGATTATTCCAAGGTAAAACTGGTGCCTATGGATGTGGGAGATATTGTATCCACTTTAGGCACAGCGGCGGATGCAACCTGGGTATATGAAAATTGGGAAAACCAGGAGCTTCTGGAGGCAGGAAAGGAAATTAACTATATTTCTCTGGCCGATTTCCATCCGCTTTTTGATTTTTGTGCCCCGAGTATTGCTGCGAACAGGGAATTTTTGCAGAAAAGACCGGAGGAAGCCCGGGCATTTCTGGCAGCCCTCACCATGGGCTATATCGAAGCAGCACAAAATCCGAAAGAATCGGTGCTGTCTGTCCGGGAGAAGCTTCCGGAGGTTTCAGATTCGCTGCTTATACGCAGCCAGGAGCACTTGTCAGGACTTTTCCTGGATGAAACCGGCCGTTGGGGGTATATGAGAGCGGAGAGGTGGGAACGTATGGCCGACTGGCTCGTTGCAAATGGTTATTATGACCGGAGGCGTGATACTGAGTATACCAATGAGTATCTCCCGCAGGGAATGTAG
- a CDS encoding ABC transporter ATP-binding protein, which translates to MGKIIFENVTFGYGRREILKEMNVQFDSSEITLLTGGSGCGKSTLLYLAAGIYPENAGTLRSGSISVNDGNLALLSPAVRCGKVGMMFQNPSLQFCMDTVENELAFCLENIHVSRDAMDASMDAALDFCNIGHLKKRRLISLSGGEKQLAMLACMVLLSPEWILLDEPFANLDDDSAGVIVKKLALMHKKMGTGILAVDHRLENWLCIAEEIKVMDETGALAADGIRPQGELAVLEKWDVHVPGHAYQKEHPGKSPEDICNEPILELQGLSVSYEDKSVLKGIDADFYPGHMYAVTGASGSGKTSLFEALRGLVRYKGSIRYRGQPLKRSFLGSRSKIGFVVQNPQDQFVGDTVYDEVFLSLKHRIHGSNPDQETEQILREICLWKYRRVSPYKLSQGQQRRLGVAALLAYDCDLLICDEPTYAQDRSNTVSIMEALRDAVRKRGTTVIFSTHDKQLIRDYSDIQYIMKGGRLHEVDKSRL; encoded by the coding sequence ATGGGAAAAATTATTTTCGAAAATGTGACCTTTGGATATGGCAGACGCGAGATTCTAAAGGAGATGAATGTGCAGTTTGATTCGTCTGAAATTACACTTCTGACTGGAGGGTCCGGATGCGGAAAGAGCACTTTGCTGTATCTGGCAGCCGGGATTTATCCGGAAAATGCGGGAACGCTCCGCAGCGGAAGTATATCCGTGAATGACGGCAATCTGGCCTTACTTTCCCCTGCTGTACGGTGCGGAAAGGTGGGGATGATGTTTCAGAATCCATCCCTGCAGTTTTGCATGGACACAGTGGAGAATGAACTAGCCTTTTGTCTGGAGAACATACATGTTTCACGGGATGCTATGGATGCGTCTATGGATGCTGCTTTAGATTTCTGCAATATCGGGCACTTGAAGAAGAGAAGGCTCATCTCACTTTCCGGAGGAGAAAAGCAGTTGGCCATGCTGGCATGTATGGTTCTCCTTTCACCGGAATGGATTCTGCTTGATGAGCCCTTTGCAAACCTGGATGATGACTCTGCCGGGGTAATTGTGAAAAAGCTGGCTCTGATGCATAAAAAAATGGGAACCGGAATTCTTGCTGTCGATCATCGTCTGGAAAACTGGTTATGCATCGCAGAGGAAATTAAGGTTATGGATGAGACTGGTGCACTGGCGGCAGATGGAATCCGTCCACAGGGGGAACTTGCAGTTCTGGAAAAGTGGGATGTACATGTTCCGGGACATGCATATCAGAAAGAACATCCGGGCAAATCCCCGGAAGATATCTGCAATGAGCCGATTCTTGAACTTCAGGGTCTTTCTGTCAGCTATGAGGATAAATCAGTTTTAAAAGGAATTGATGCTGATTTTTACCCGGGGCATATGTATGCAGTCACAGGTGCAAGCGGTTCCGGAAAGACATCTCTGTTTGAAGCTTTAAGAGGTCTTGTCCGATATAAAGGAAGTATCCGCTACCGGGGGCAGCCGCTGAAAAGAAGTTTTTTGGGGAGTAGATCAAAGATTGGTTTTGTGGTTCAAAATCCCCAGGATCAGTTTGTGGGAGATACTGTATATGACGAAGTCTTTTTAAGCCTGAAGCACAGAATACATGGATCAAATCCTGATCAGGAAACAGAGCAGATATTGCGTGAAATCTGTCTCTGGAAGTATCGCAGGGTCTCTCCTTATAAGCTGAGCCAGGGTCAGCAGCGCCGTCTGGGTGTGGCAGCACTGCTGGCATATGACTGTGACCTGCTTATCTGTGATGAACCTACTTATGCCCAGGACCGCTCAAATACAGTATCCATCATGGAGGCTTTGCGGGACGCTGTCCGAAAGCGAGGGACTACGGTGATTTTTTCTACACATGATAAACAGCTCATTCGGGATTACAGTGACATACAGTACATAATGAAAGGGGGGAGATTGCATGAAGTCGATAAATCCCGCCTGTAA
- a CDS encoding energy-coupling factor transporter transmembrane component T family protein: MKSINPACKCIGLLAVTFYLALVHRTLLNLTVFAICLFLLAFSGINRKHFCQAMIPVLLMAAGTFFTGYRFQSGAGMPVSDKSFLLADNDIYNGLVLSSRVLVFTGLGLLLVLTTDKIQMIQSMNQQLKLPPVFAYGLIAAWGIVPSMFREYRQTRAAFQARGIRVFYVSPKLLKPLLVKSARWAEAISVAMESKGFDGSAPRTVYRPVPLRRKDIIFPLVSCGIVAVLTLWL; the protein is encoded by the coding sequence ATGAAGTCGATAAATCCCGCCTGTAAATGTATAGGCTTGCTTGCAGTGACGTTCTATCTGGCGCTTGTACATAGAACTCTGCTAAATCTGACAGTGTTTGCCATCTGCCTGTTTTTGCTTGCCTTTTCCGGTATAAATCGAAAGCATTTTTGTCAGGCGATGATTCCAGTATTACTGATGGCGGCAGGAACCTTTTTTACGGGCTACCGGTTTCAGTCAGGTGCAGGCATGCCTGTCAGTGACAAAAGCTTTTTACTGGCCGACAATGATATCTACAACGGTCTGGTGCTCTCCAGCCGGGTACTGGTCTTTACCGGTCTTGGGCTTTTACTGGTGCTTACAACAGACAAGATTCAGATGATACAGTCTATGAATCAGCAATTAAAGCTTCCTCCTGTCTTTGCCTACGGGCTTATTGCGGCATGGGGAATTGTACCATCTATGTTCCGGGAATACCGGCAGACCAGAGCAGCTTTTCAGGCACGGGGGATACGAGTTTTTTACGTTTCCCCAAAACTGCTGAAACCGCTTCTGGTAAAATCCGCCCGTTGGGCAGAGGCAATATCCGTCGCCATGGAATCCAAAGGTTTCGATGGAAGTGCGCCGCGTACGGTTTACCGGCCGGTTCCTCTGAGACGAAAGGATATTATTTTTCCCCTTGTGTCCTGTGGAATTGTTGCAGTACTTACTCTATGGCTGTAA
- a CDS encoding NCS2 family permease → MEKFFKLKEAGTTVSTEVLAGLTTFFAMAYILFVNPSLLSQTGMPYGAVFLATIFASMAGTLVMALFANVPYAQAPGMGLNAFFTYTVCFSLNFTWQEALAMVFLCGVINIIITVTKIRKSIIKAIPDSLQHAISGGIGIFIAYVGIKNVNLLSFTADPGTYNLLDGGTVVANGGVVPAIATFNNRPVILAVISLIIMVILVLKKVPGAVFIGIIVSTLIGIPMGVVDISQIGVETNLGKSFSELGTTFGAAFGSQGMGSLFSDISRLPLVLMTIFAFSLSDTFDTLGTFIGTGRRSGIFSEEDQATMETSSGFKSKMDRALFADSIATSVGAIFGTSNTTTYVESAAGIGAGGRTGLTSLVTALMFLLSIFFAPIISIVPNQATAPALILVGVMMMSSFAEIKWSDLDEAVPAFFASIFMGMCYSISYGIAAGFIFYCIVKCLRGEAKKIHPILWVSTGLFVLNFIILAVL, encoded by the coding sequence ATGGAAAAGTTTTTCAAACTAAAGGAGGCTGGAACAACAGTATCAACTGAGGTTTTAGCAGGGTTGACCACGTTTTTTGCCATGGCTTACATCTTATTTGTCAATCCGTCCTTACTTTCTCAGACAGGAATGCCTTATGGAGCGGTATTTCTGGCCACGATTTTTGCCTCTATGGCAGGGACACTGGTTATGGCACTGTTCGCCAATGTTCCATATGCGCAGGCACCAGGTATGGGGCTGAATGCATTCTTTACCTATACGGTCTGCTTCAGTCTTAATTTCACCTGGCAGGAGGCCCTTGCGATGGTATTTCTTTGTGGTGTGATTAATATTATCATTACCGTTACAAAGATACGTAAATCGATTATTAAGGCAATTCCTGATAGTCTGCAGCACGCAATCAGCGGAGGTATCGGCATCTTCATTGCCTATGTTGGCATAAAAAATGTTAACCTGCTGAGCTTTACCGCGGATCCGGGAACATATAATCTTCTTGATGGCGGAACGGTGGTTGCGAACGGTGGTGTGGTACCGGCTATTGCAACCTTTAATAACAGACCTGTGATATTGGCAGTTATTTCATTGATCATCATGGTGATTTTGGTTTTGAAAAAAGTTCCGGGTGCAGTATTTATCGGTATCATCGTTTCTACATTGATCGGGATTCCGATGGGCGTTGTGGACATCAGCCAAATCGGTGTGGAGACAAATCTGGGAAAATCCTTTTCGGAGCTGGGTACGACCTTCGGCGCGGCATTCGGATCACAGGGAATGGGTTCTCTGTTCAGTGATATCTCCAGGCTGCCGTTGGTTTTGATGACTATTTTTGCATTCAGTCTTTCCGATACGTTTGATACACTTGGTACATTCATCGGCACAGGACGCAGAAGCGGTATTTTCAGCGAGGAAGATCAGGCGACGATGGAAACTTCCAGTGGATTTAAGTCCAAGATGGATCGTGCGCTGTTTGCAGATTCCATTGCAACCTCCGTTGGCGCAATTTTCGGAACCTCCAATACAACTACATATGTGGAAAGTGCAGCTGGTATCGGGGCAGGCGGTCGTACCGGTCTTACATCACTGGTAACCGCACTTATGTTTTTGCTCAGCATATTCTTTGCACCAATCATAAGCATTGTGCCGAATCAGGCAACCGCTCCGGCGTTGATTCTGGTTGGCGTTATGATGATGTCTTCTTTTGCAGAGATTAAATGGAGTGATTTGGATGAAGCCGTACCGGCGTTCTTTGCCAGCATTTTTATGGGTATGTGCTACAGCATCTCCTATGGAATTGCCGCCGGATTTATTTTCTATTGCATTGTTAAATGTCTGCGTGGTGAAGCGAAGAAAATCCATCCGATACTTTGGGTGAGTACAGGATTGTTTGTTCTTAATTTTATTATACTTGCGGTACTGTAA
- a CDS encoding NTP transferase domain-containing protein, translating into MSNEKPGRTGGIIVAAGETSADGKSNPLLKIGSITVIKRIVLTFQRAGISPIVVVTGYRGEDIEYHLSDYGVIFLRNEEYEKSQMLDSAKIGFRYIKDKTDQVVFTPVNVPMVTPDTIMKLINSGEPLIVPSYQGKAGHPLLIDNQLLPDILSYEGAYGLRGAVQGLNVTRKLMEVEDEGIILDMEDMDRLDDLLKEHNENIYHPFLRISIEKESSFFNARTKFLLMLIKETHSVRDACKHIGLSYSKAWSMLNTLEEELGIAVVERVHGGSNGGNTYLTREGLKFLENYMEFEQNVRKFAENEFKRLF; encoded by the coding sequence ATGAGTAATGAAAAACCAGGGAGAACAGGTGGGATTATTGTGGCAGCAGGAGAGACATCGGCAGACGGCAAATCCAATCCGCTTCTTAAAATTGGTTCCATTACAGTAATCAAAAGAATCGTGTTGACATTTCAAAGAGCCGGAATCTCCCCGATCGTTGTAGTTACAGGATATCGGGGAGAAGATATTGAATACCATTTATCGGATTATGGGGTTATATTTCTTCGAAATGAGGAATATGAGAAGTCTCAGATGCTTGATTCTGCTAAAATCGGATTCAGGTATATAAAAGACAAGACAGATCAGGTAGTGTTTACACCGGTCAATGTGCCAATGGTTACGCCGGATACGATTATGAAACTGATAAATTCCGGAGAACCGCTTATTGTACCTTCTTATCAGGGAAAAGCAGGACATCCGCTTCTGATAGATAACCAATTACTGCCGGACATCTTATCTTATGAAGGGGCATATGGGCTGAGAGGTGCAGTGCAGGGGTTGAATGTGACACGTAAGCTGATGGAGGTGGAAGATGAGGGCATCATCCTTGACATGGAGGATATGGATCGTCTGGATGATTTGCTGAAGGAACACAATGAGAATATTTACCATCCTTTTTTGAGAATCAGCATCGAAAAGGAATCCTCGTTTTTTAATGCCAGGACCAAGTTCTTACTGATGCTGATTAAAGAAACACATTCTGTCCGGGATGCCTGCAAACACATAGGCTTGTCATACAGTAAAGCCTGGTCTATGTTGAATACACTGGAAGAGGAGCTTGGAATTGCAGTGGTTGAGCGGGTGCATGGGGGAAGCAATGGAGGAAATACCTATTTAACTCGGGAAGGACTGAAATTCCTGGAAAATTATATGGAATTTGAACAAAATGTACGAAAGTTTGCGGAGAATGAATTTAAAAGACTATTCTAG
- a CDS encoding xanthine dehydrogenase family protein molybdopterin-binding subunit, translated as MIGNSVKKKDHDAKISGQASYVDDIVMEGMLYGKMLRSTKARARIKNIVLPEISDDYFIIDKDDVTGENKIHVVLEDMPVFPEDTVEYIGDPILMVVGPDRKEIARILSEIVVDYEELEPVFDVRKSEISFFHHNYNKGDVDCAFEEADRIITETFETGQQEQAYLETNGLIAYPQDGRIVVRGSMQCPYYVIGAVSKALGEEREDIRIIQDVTGGAFGGKEDYPSILACQVAVAAKKAERPVKYVFDRREDMEFTSKRHPSVCTYKASVKDGKVTGLDIHVIYNAGAYTTLTDVVLQRGLIGACGVYNIGNLRVTGDGMKTNTVPNGAMRGFGAPQTFFAIEMMMNHIAKSLCTDPLTFKEKHLVKQGDETSTRGKFHFQVPLPEMIERADQLSDFRKKHALYKSQTGRFRKGIGISMVYHGCGFTGNGERDIIKSVAKLRKNSDDTVELLISITDMGQGAKTTFTKIAADTLGIPLDRVTFNNPDTDRVPDSGPTVASRSIMVVGELIKRASEKLKAQWKPGEEQVIEEHYVHPDFMIPFDIKTFRGDAYPTYSWAVNVIEVEVDTLTAVTKVLGAWGVYDVGTPLDLNIVHGQLQGGFLQSIGYASMEQIGYNEKGVVRNHSFSDYIIPTAMDVPNLVTDLVEVPYAAGPYGAKGAGELPNVAPAPAYIDALENALQNRIQHIPYTQEDIMTYLQEVENG; from the coding sequence ATGATAGGTAACTCTGTAAAGAAAAAGGATCATGATGCCAAAATCAGCGGTCAGGCATCCTACGTGGATGATATCGTGATGGAAGGCATGCTTTATGGAAAGATGCTGCGTTCCACCAAGGCAAGGGCAAGGATAAAAAACATTGTGCTTCCGGAAATTTCTGACGACTACTTTATTATTGACAAAGATGACGTTACAGGCGAAAATAAGATACATGTTGTGCTGGAGGATATGCCGGTATTCCCCGAGGATACCGTGGAATATATCGGTGATCCCATACTGATGGTGGTTGGTCCGGACAGGAAAGAAATTGCCAGAATTTTAAGTGAAATTGTTGTGGATTACGAAGAACTGGAACCTGTATTTGACGTTCGAAAGTCAGAGATTTCTTTCTTTCATCATAATTATAATAAGGGGGACGTAGACTGCGCATTTGAAGAGGCCGACCGTATCATTACGGAAACTTTTGAAACTGGTCAGCAGGAACAGGCTTACCTGGAAACCAATGGGCTGATTGCGTATCCACAGGATGGACGCATCGTCGTACGTGGTTCTATGCAATGTCCTTATTATGTGATTGGGGCCGTGTCAAAGGCACTGGGAGAGGAAAGAGAGGATATCCGGATTATCCAGGATGTGACCGGAGGTGCCTTTGGGGGTAAGGAGGATTATCCGTCCATCCTGGCCTGTCAGGTCGCAGTAGCGGCAAAAAAGGCAGAAAGACCTGTAAAGTATGTATTTGACAGAAGAGAGGATATGGAATTCACCTCAAAGCGTCACCCATCTGTCTGTACATATAAAGCCTCCGTAAAAGACGGAAAAGTTACAGGATTGGATATCCATGTTATCTATAATGCCGGTGCATATACGACATTGACAGATGTTGTGCTGCAGCGTGGACTTATCGGAGCCTGTGGTGTCTATAACATCGGAAATCTGCGGGTGACCGGAGATGGCATGAAAACGAATACCGTACCAAATGGTGCGATGCGTGGTTTTGGCGCACCTCAGACTTTTTTTGCAATTGAAATGATGATGAATCATATTGCAAAATCGCTTTGCACGGATCCTCTGACATTTAAAGAGAAGCATCTGGTAAAGCAGGGGGATGAGACATCTACGAGAGGAAAATTTCATTTTCAGGTACCGCTTCCGGAAATGATTGAACGGGCGGATCAGTTATCTGATTTCAGAAAAAAACATGCGCTCTATAAAAGCCAGACGGGCAGATTTCGAAAAGGAATCGGGATTTCCATGGTCTATCATGGCTGTGGATTTACGGGAAACGGAGAAAGGGATATCATCAAATCCGTTGCAAAATTGCGTAAAAATTCTGATGATACCGTAGAACTGTTAATTAGTATTACCGATATGGGACAGGGAGCCAAGACTACATTTACCAAGATAGCGGCAGATACTCTGGGCATTCCTCTTGACCGGGTGACATTCAATAACCCGGATACAGACCGAGTGCCGGATTCCGGTCCGACTGTTGCAAGCCGCTCTATCATGGTAGTTGGAGAATTAATAAAGCGTGCTTCAGAAAAATTAAAAGCACAGTGGAAACCAGGGGAAGAGCAGGTGATAGAAGAACATTATGTGCATCCGGATTTCATGATTCCTTTTGATATCAAGACGTTTCGCGGAGATGCTTACCCGACGTATTCCTGGGCTGTGAATGTGATTGAAGTCGAAGTGGATACTCTTACAGCAGTCACGAAAGTTCTGGGAGCCTGGGGGGTATACGATGTAGGGACCCCTTTGGATTTAAATATTGTACACGGACAACTGCAAGGAGGATTCCTGCAGTCCATCGGTTATGCTTCCATGGAGCAGATCGGTTACAACGAAAAGGGGGTTGTTCGGAATCACAGTTTCAGCGACTATATCATCCCAACTGCGATGGATGTTCCGAATCTGGTTACAGACCTTGTGGAAGTACCTTATGCAGCAGGGCCTTACGGCGCAAAGGGTGCAGGAGAACTGCCGAACGTTGCCCCTGCTCCTGCTTATATTGATGCATTGGAAAATGCACTGCAAAACAGAATCCAGCATATTCCGTACACGCAGGAAGACATTATGACATATTTACAGGAGGTGGAAAACGGATGA
- a CDS encoding (2Fe-2S)-binding protein: MINFILNGEQVSSNSNQNERLLDVLRDEFRLTGAKCGCKEGECGACSVILDGKLVNSCMVAMGSIEDSTVTTIEGYSKTRRFQILSEAYAAVSAVQCGFCIPGMMLASECILAENPNPSEEDIRRGISGNLCRCTGYNAIVEAVGTAAKEGKGLW; this comes from the coding sequence ATGATCAATTTTATTTTGAATGGCGAACAGGTTTCAAGTAATTCGAATCAAAATGAACGTTTATTAGATGTACTCAGGGATGAATTCCGCCTGACAGGTGCAAAATGTGGATGTAAAGAAGGCGAATGTGGCGCCTGTTCTGTGATTCTGGATGGAAAACTGGTAAATTCCTGTATGGTTGCGATGGGAAGTATTGAAGACAGTACGGTAACGACGATTGAAGGGTATAGTAAAACCCGGCGCTTTCAGATTCTTTCAGAGGCATATGCAGCAGTCAGTGCCGTGCAGTGTGGATTCTGCATTCCCGGAATGATGCTTGCTTCCGAATGTATTCTGGCGGAGAATCCCAATCCTTCTGAAGAAGATATCCGCAGAGGGATTTCAGGAAATCTTTGCAGATGTACCGGTTACAATGCCATTGTAGAAGCCGTTGGTACCGCCGCCAAGGAGGGAAAAGGACTATGGTAA
- a CDS encoding FAD binding domain-containing protein, protein MVKSYFAKSLEEALEIRGRESVIPYAGGTDLMIEADDQASYLFLNKVPELKEIKADAEYIRIGAASTYAEILQSQLIPQILKDAVIEIAAPAIRNLGTAGGNICNGSAKGDSVLIFFAADAKLRLVTSKGERILPIKDFYLGRKKLALQKDELLVEILLKKTGLDHYYYKKIGARNALAISRVSFAGLLDMKDGKIINCATAFGAVSDVVIRRPDIDEMLAGKTTDEAKTVKDAYLEAFDEAIVPIRGRVSAEYRKSVCMNLLRDFLESNGI, encoded by the coding sequence ATGGTAAAAAGCTACTTTGCGAAATCGTTGGAAGAGGCACTTGAAATCAGGGGAAGAGAATCTGTTATCCCATATGCGGGCGGTACGGATTTAATGATTGAAGCAGATGATCAGGCATCCTACCTATTCCTGAATAAAGTACCGGAATTAAAAGAAATTAAAGCAGATGCTGAATATATACGCATCGGGGCCGCAAGTACCTATGCGGAGATATTACAAAGTCAACTGATTCCTCAGATTTTAAAGGATGCAGTAATAGAGATTGCCGCTCCTGCAATAAGAAATCTGGGAACAGCGGGCGGTAATATCTGTAATGGTTCTGCAAAAGGGGACAGTGTCCTGATCTTTTTTGCAGCCGATGCAAAATTACGGCTTGTCACCAGTAAAGGAGAGCGGATTCTTCCGATAAAGGATTTCTATCTGGGAAGAAAAAAGCTGGCTTTGCAGAAGGATGAACTCCTGGTGGAAATATTGCTGAAAAAGACAGGATTGGATCACTATTACTACAAGAAGATCGGGGCGAGGAACGCATTGGCAATTTCCAGAGTGTCCTTTGCCGGACTTCTTGATATGAAAGACGGCAAGATCATAAACTGTGCAACGGCTTTTGGGGCCGTCAGCGATGTAGTAATCAGAAGACCGGATATCGATGAAATGCTGGCAGGTAAAACAACTGATGAGGCAAAGACGGTGAAAGATGCCTATCTGGAAGCCTTCGATGAAGCCATCGTGCCTATTCGCGGCAGGGTATCCGCCGAATACAGAAAATCTGTCTGTATGAATTTATTGAGAGACTTTCTGGAAAGCAACGGAATTTAA
- a CDS encoding uracil-xanthine permease family protein, translating into MQKNASTAEKQMSGLVYKVSDKPKILTAILLGFQNILTAFSGIVAVPLIIAGIAGLNVVDTAYLVSASLLASGIASIIQSRGFGPKKFRIGVGLPTVMGTDFGFVPPANTIINTMGGGMAGYFGASILGAVFEFILSFFVKPLMKIFTPVVTGTVITLMGMSMMPIAFDWIGGGVGNPDYGNPMYIGVAAIVFFVILLLNRYAKGMLNTAAVMIGIIVGYIICIPLGLIDFSQITSASWVQLPEIARFGIDFNPKFVVPFIAGYLVTVIETVGVMETLGEVTDTKLSSDDIVAGVRGDAVSSFVCPFVGSGPAQTFSQNVGLIPLTKCASQFVAVVAGVLLVVMSLFPKLSTVVSIMPSCVLGGAGILMFGTVAMSGIKTLTKVKFTNRNLLIMASAIGIGLGVTFRPDVVAKLPGILSSLFGSGISAGTIVALVLSLILKDNPNEEEVD; encoded by the coding sequence ATGCAAAAGAATGCATCAACAGCAGAGAAACAAATGTCGGGCCTTGTATATAAGGTTTCTGACAAACCGAAAATACTTACAGCAATTTTGCTGGGGTTCCAGAACATTTTGACCGCATTCAGCGGAATTGTTGCAGTTCCACTGATTATTGCGGGAATTGCAGGACTTAATGTGGTAGATACAGCATATCTTGTGTCTGCTTCCTTACTTGCTTCCGGTATTGCTTCTATTATTCAGTCCAGAGGGTTTGGACCAAAAAAATTCAGGATTGGTGTAGGACTGCCTACGGTCATGGGCACGGATTTTGGATTTGTACCACCTGCTAATACCATTATCAATACGATGGGAGGCGGCATGGCGGGTTACTTTGGAGCATCGATATTAGGAGCAGTTTTCGAATTTATTCTCAGCTTTTTTGTAAAACCGCTTATGAAAATATTTACTCCTGTTGTAACAGGTACTGTAATAACGCTTATGGGAATGTCTATGATGCCAATTGCTTTTGACTGGATTGGCGGAGGCGTCGGAAATCCGGATTATGGAAATCCGATGTACATAGGTGTTGCCGCAATTGTATTCTTCGTCATACTTTTGCTGAATCGTTATGCAAAAGGCATGCTAAATACAGCCGCTGTTATGATTGGAATCATTGTCGGATACATCATCTGTATCCCGCTGGGATTAATTGATTTTTCGCAGATTACTTCCGCAAGCTGGGTTCAGCTGCCCGAGATTGCACGTTTCGGAATTGATTTTAATCCTAAGTTTGTTGTTCCGTTCATTGCCGGATATCTCGTTACTGTTATTGAGACCGTAGGGGTTATGGAAACCCTTGGGGAAGTTACGGATACAAAGTTGAGCAGTGATGATATTGTTGCCGGTGTAAGAGGGGATGCGGTGAGTTCCTTCGTCTGTCCTTTCGTGGGATCAGGCCCGGCACAGACATTTAGCCAAAATGTGGGATTGATCCCTTTGACCAAGTGTGCATCACAATTCGTTGCTGTTGTTGCCGGAGTACTTCTGGTTGTTATGAGTCTGTTTCCCAAACTTTCAACCGTTGTATCCATTATGCCTTCCTGCGTGCTTGGCGGTGCAGGAATTCTGATGTTTGGGACTGTTGCGATGTCAGGAATTAAGACATTAACCAAGGTTAAATTTACAAACCGTAACCTGTTGATTATGGCGAGCGCCATAGGAATTGGTCTGGGTGTAACCTTCAGACCGGACGTAGTTGCGAAACTACCCGGAATTTTAAGCAGCTTATTTGGTTCTGGAATTTCTGCAGGTACCATTGTGGCATTGGTATTAAGCTTGATTCTGAAAGATAATCCCAATGAGGAAGAGGTAGATTAA